The Azospirillum baldaniorum genome window below encodes:
- a CDS encoding YdaU family protein, with protein MGKVRRVDLSPDEWLVGAATLRPDERGCYITVCCLIYSYGGPIDDDDRDLAKLCNTTIEKWRRIRASLLARRKLFLRDGKLSNRRCETEIARAASRPPLEEWRQIRAVVFERDNYTCRYCGKRGGPLECDHVIPASVGGAATEENLVTACRPCNRAKGARTPEQWGVA; from the coding sequence ATGGGCAAAGTCCGGCGCGTCGACCTGTCCCCCGACGAATGGCTTGTGGGCGCGGCAACGCTGCGGCCGGACGAGCGCGGCTGCTACATCACCGTCTGCTGTCTGATCTACAGCTACGGCGGCCCGATCGACGACGATGATCGGGACCTCGCGAAGCTGTGCAACACGACGATTGAGAAGTGGCGCCGCATCCGCGCATCGCTGCTCGCGCGCCGCAAACTGTTCCTCAGAGACGGGAAGCTGAGCAACCGTCGGTGCGAAACTGAAATTGCTCGCGCCGCCTCCCGGCCGCCTCTGGAAGAGTGGCGGCAAATCCGGGCGGTCGTCTTCGAGCGTGACAACTACACCTGCCGGTACTGCGGGAAGAGGGGCGGACCGCTTGAGTGCGACCACGTTATCCCCGCCTCCGTTGGCGGGGCGGCGACCGAAGAGAACCTCGTCACAGCGTGCCGTCCCTGCAATCGAGCAAAGGGCGCCAGGACACCGGAACAATGGGGGGTGGCATGA